In one Mucilaginibacter sp. PAMB04168 genomic region, the following are encoded:
- a CDS encoding von Willebrand factor type A domain-containing protein — MKKMILLLLLNCAALAPALASRMVTGHVFDASNKQPLVGVAIRIEGGFTGAATDINGYYHLSIPGNNTTLMVIYIGYETQKVKVGKQSTLNIYLKPSKSTLDEVVVMGYGVSEKRDITGSVANMSPAPMYNQSLAGRVAGIQITGAQQKNKIRGIYMPAPQESESYKGITENGFQNPNDNPLSTFSVDVDAASYSNIRRFINNGQLPPKDAVRIEEMINYFAYNLPAPTNGEPVAIHTELSAAPWNPKHRLLRIGLKARVVATNKLPASNLVFLIDVSGSMFSANKLPLVQSSLKMLVDQLRPQDKVAIVVYAGAAGLVLPSTSGDQKTTIKDAIDRLQAGGSTAGGEGIKLAYKTAKQNFLKSGNNRVIMATDGDFNVGASSDQDMEQLIEQERKSGVFLSVLGYGMGNYKDSKMETLADKGNGNYAYIDNITEARKTLVSEFGGTLFTVAKDVKLQLEFNPARVASYRLIGYENRMLNKEDFNNDLKDAGDMGAGHNVTALYEIIPAGVHDKFTNSVDPLKYQKSAQATTNFISNDMLTIKFRYKEPNGSVSKVSQAVVIDQPVALASTTNDFRFASAVAEIGMLLRDSEFKQNAKYDEAIKRARAAKGSDNEGYRAEFIKLAESAKLLSKSALAAVEE, encoded by the coding sequence ATGAAAAAAATGATCTTATTACTGCTGCTCAACTGCGCAGCTCTTGCACCGGCTCTGGCCAGCCGTATGGTAACCGGCCATGTGTTTGACGCGAGTAACAAACAACCGCTCGTCGGCGTAGCTATCCGTATCGAAGGCGGCTTCACAGGTGCAGCTACCGATATCAATGGCTATTATCACTTGAGTATTCCGGGCAATAACACAACTTTGATGGTAATATACATTGGTTACGAAACGCAGAAAGTAAAAGTTGGCAAACAAAGCACCCTCAATATTTACTTAAAGCCATCAAAAAGCACCTTAGATGAAGTGGTGGTTATGGGATACGGCGTTTCGGAAAAGCGCGATATCACTGGCAGCGTCGCTAACATGTCTCCAGCCCCTATGTACAATCAATCGCTTGCAGGCCGCGTAGCGGGGATACAGATAACGGGTGCACAACAAAAAAATAAAATACGCGGCATTTATATGCCTGCTCCCCAAGAAAGTGAATCGTACAAAGGCATTACCGAGAACGGTTTTCAAAATCCGAATGACAATCCCTTGTCTACTTTCTCTGTTGATGTGGATGCTGCCTCGTACAGCAATATAAGACGCTTTATCAACAACGGCCAATTACCGCCAAAGGATGCCGTTAGAATTGAAGAAATGATCAATTACTTTGCATACAACCTGCCTGCACCAACCAATGGCGAACCCGTTGCCATACATACAGAACTTTCTGCCGCACCATGGAACCCTAAGCACCGCCTGCTGCGTATAGGCTTAAAGGCGCGTGTAGTGGCAACCAACAAACTACCGGCATCAAATCTGGTATTTCTGATTGACGTGTCGGGGTCTATGTTTTCGGCTAACAAGCTGCCCTTGGTACAATCATCACTTAAGATGCTGGTAGATCAATTACGCCCTCAGGATAAGGTAGCCATTGTAGTGTACGCCGGCGCTGCCGGACTTGTACTGCCATCAACTTCCGGTGATCAAAAAACAACTATAAAAGATGCTATTGACCGCCTGCAGGCCGGCGGTTCAACAGCGGGTGGCGAGGGCATAAAGCTGGCCTACAAAACCGCCAAACAAAATTTTTTAAAGAGTGGTAACAACCGGGTTATTATGGCTACGGATGGTGATTTTAATGTGGGTGCCTCATCAGACCAGGATATGGAGCAGCTAATTGAACAGGAACGTAAAAGCGGCGTGTTTTTATCGGTGTTAGGCTATGGCATGGGTAATTATAAAGATAGCAAAATGGAAACCCTTGCCGACAAAGGCAATGGTAACTATGCTTACATTGACAACATTACCGAAGCCCGCAAAACGCTGGTGAGCGAGTTTGGCGGCACTTTGTTTACGGTAGCCAAAGATGTTAAACTACAATTGGAATTCAACCCTGCCAGGGTGGCCTCTTATCGCTTAATTGGTTATGAAAACCGTATGCTGAACAAGGAAGACTTTAACAACGACCTTAAAGACGCCGGAGATATGGGCGCAGGTCATAATGTAACAGCTTTGTATGAGATTATACCTGCCGGGGTGCATGATAAGTTTACTAATAGCGTTGACCCGCTTAAATATCAGAAATCAGCACAAGCGACTACCAACTTTATATCTAATGACATGCTTACCATAAAATTTCGCTATAAAGAGCCAAATGGGTCGGTAAGTAAGGTAAGCCAGGCCGTAGTGATAGACCAGCCAGTGGCTTTAGCCAGTACCACAAATGATTTCCGCTTTGCCTCGGCAGTAGCCGAGATAGGTATGCTCCTGCGCGACTCGGAGTTTAAACAAAACGCCAAGTATGACGAAGCCATTAAACGAGCCCGTGCAGCCAAAGGCAGCGATAATGAAGGCTATCGGGCTGAGTTTATTAAATTAGCTGAAAGCGCCAAGTTGTTAAGTAAAAGTGCGCTTGCTGCAGTTGAAGAGTAA
- a CDS encoding DUF922 domain-containing protein, whose protein sequence is MKQRYVRWMGALMLLLLGCSMAMAQPYRQLTPSDFTGMVPTGSGFYVAHTSCNVTMNYDVRNYRSNYHLTFDVKLSLNRDRSWINRRMITTPDMMAEVLRHEQGHYQIAYLMQQEMIRELTQNRYTGDYQRQANAIFKRIDDKYRQMNEDYDDDTQHMQNRKQQTAWVNFLNQQVAQFSSLAMNY, encoded by the coding sequence ATGAAGCAACGATATGTGCGATGGATGGGTGCCTTAATGCTTTTACTGCTAGGTTGCAGTATGGCAATGGCGCAGCCTTACCGGCAATTAACCCCCAGTGATTTTACAGGCATGGTGCCAACAGGAAGCGGTTTTTATGTAGCACACACCAGCTGCAACGTAACCATGAACTATGATGTGCGCAATTACCGTAGCAATTACCACCTTACTTTTGATGTGAAGTTGAGCCTCAACCGCGACCGCTCGTGGATTAACCGCCGAATGATTACAACGCCCGATATGATGGCCGAGGTTTTACGGCACGAACAGGGCCATTATCAAATTGCCTACCTTATGCAACAGGAAATGATAAGGGAGTTAACGCAAAACCGCTATACAGGCGATTATCAACGCCAGGCCAATGCTATCTTTAAACGTATTGACGACAAATACCGCCAGATGAACGAAGATTATGACGATGACACCCAGCACATGCAAAATCGCAAACAACAAACAGCATGGGTTAATTTCTTAAATCAACAAGTAGCACAGTTTAGCAGCTTAGCGATGAATTACTAA
- a CDS encoding NlpC/P60 family protein has protein sequence MKKLFLAIALFLSILSAQAQTKSVPNQGETETEEDKSLAKDYFSQIMGVAMSATSNVKLFQFVYDWIGTPYHLGGDTKRGIDCSGFAYQLYTKVFNTAIGNNSRNIFSMVNPVGKEDLKEGDLIFFKIHSRAITHVGVYIGNGKFAHASSSKGVMISYLADPYWTRYYYKGGRLLADAPQNN, from the coding sequence ATGAAGAAATTGTTCCTAGCTATTGCCCTGTTTTTGAGTATTTTGAGTGCACAAGCACAAACAAAAAGTGTTCCAAATCAAGGAGAGACAGAGACCGAGGAAGATAAGAGTTTAGCAAAGGATTACTTTTCTCAAATCATGGGCGTAGCGATGTCTGCTACATCTAACGTAAAACTTTTTCAATTTGTATACGACTGGATTGGCACCCCTTACCATTTAGGTGGTGATACCAAACGCGGTATTGATTGCTCAGGTTTTGCTTACCAACTGTATACTAAGGTGTTTAACACCGCTATTGGCAACAATAGCCGTAACATCTTCAGCATGGTAAACCCGGTTGGTAAAGAGGATTTAAAAGAAGGAGATTTGATTTTCTTTAAAATTCACAGCCGCGCTATTACACATGTTGGTGTTTATATTGGCAATGGCAAATTTGCCCACGCTTCATCAAGCAAAGGTGTAATGATCAGTTATCTTGCCGACCCTTACTGGACCCGCTACTATTATAAAGGCGGCCGGTTATTAGCAGACGCCCCTCAGAATAATTAA
- a CDS encoding sigma-70 family RNA polymerase sigma factor has protein sequence MSWFSKKHKPDEAGDDALLQRYRQTGDLAVLGQLYEQYMPLVYGVCLKYLQDEEQSKDAVMQIFEELIVKASRHEVKQFRSWLYVLSRNFCLMQLRAHKKIETLSVGELVEFPFVLHPDADDTGAGEENLQQLERCMQKLTPQQQKSIDLFYIKEKCYKEVAELTGYSLNEVKSYIQNGKRNLKICLENNRER, from the coding sequence ATGAGCTGGTTCAGTAAAAAGCATAAGCCGGATGAGGCGGGCGATGATGCCCTGCTGCAACGCTATCGTCAAACCGGCGATTTGGCCGTGCTGGGCCAGCTCTATGAACAGTACATGCCTTTGGTGTATGGTGTGTGCCTTAAGTATTTGCAGGACGAGGAGCAAAGCAAAGACGCGGTTATGCAGATATTTGAGGAGCTTATTGTTAAAGCAAGCCGGCACGAGGTTAAGCAGTTCAGGAGCTGGTTGTATGTGCTGAGCCGTAATTTTTGCCTCATGCAACTACGGGCTCATAAAAAAATCGAAACGTTAAGTGTAGGTGAGCTTGTGGAATTTCCGTTTGTTTTGCATCCTGATGCTGATGATACTGGTGCTGGCGAGGAAAATTTGCAACAACTGGAAAGGTGCATGCAAAAGCTAACACCTCAACAGCAAAAGAGCATTGATTTGTTTTATATTAAAGAGAAGTGTTATAAGGAAGTAGCCGAACTTACAGGCTACAGCTTAAACGAGGTAAAGAGTTATATACAGAACGGCAAAAGGAATTTGAAAATTTGTTTGGAGAATAACCGTGAGCGATAA
- a CDS encoding DUF4197 domain-containing protein, translating to MRKILTFAPLLFVFSVTSSCDTLNAAVNNAGGGIYNPAQTATTPSTLEMISGLKQALEVGTDKSASQLSAVNGFFGNAAIKLLFPPEAQKAENTLRKLGFNKLCDDVVLSLNRAAEDAAGKAKPIFVSAIKQMTIQDVTNILLGGSKDAATQYFKRVTTSQLTAEFQPVIHNSLSKVGATRYYSQLATTYNKIPLTFNKLNPDLDSYVTQKAIDGLFYRIALEELSIRTNLSARTTPLLQKVFGYVQRKTS from the coding sequence ATGAGAAAGATACTAACTTTTGCGCCGTTACTGTTCGTTTTTTCGGTAACCAGCAGCTGCGATACTTTAAATGCGGCAGTAAACAACGCTGGCGGGGGAATATATAACCCGGCTCAAACCGCCACCACCCCAAGCACGCTCGAAATGATAAGCGGCCTTAAACAGGCCCTCGAGGTTGGTACTGATAAAAGCGCCAGCCAGCTATCGGCCGTTAATGGATTTTTCGGCAATGCAGCTATTAAACTGCTTTTTCCTCCTGAGGCACAAAAGGCCGAAAATACACTACGTAAGCTGGGCTTTAACAAGCTTTGCGATGATGTGGTACTGTCGCTTAACCGTGCGGCTGAGGATGCTGCAGGCAAGGCCAAGCCTATTTTTGTGTCGGCTATTAAACAAATGACCATACAGGATGTAACCAATATATTGCTGGGTGGCAGTAAAGATGCCGCAACACAATATTTTAAGCGCGTTACTACCAGCCAGCTAACGGCCGAGTTTCAGCCGGTTATTCACAATAGCTTATCTAAGGTAGGTGCCACCCGTTATTATAGTCAGCTGGCCACAACTTATAACAAGATTCCATTAACCTTTAATAAGCTTAATCCTGATTTGGATAGCTATGTCACTCAAAAGGCCATCGACGGTTTGTTCTATCGTATAGCCTTAGAAGAACTGAGTATACGCACTAACTTATCAGCCCGCACCACGCCATTGTTGCAAAAGGTATTTGGCTATGTGCAAAGGAAGACAAGCTAA
- a CDS encoding SPFH domain-containing protein → MIAVWIIVFILLVIAFTSFVTIKQGTVGVVTIFGKYRRILLPGLNFKIPLIEVLYARISIQNRSVELEFQAVTVDQANVYFKAMILYSVFDQSEEAIKAVAFKFVDERNLMQALVRTVEGSIRAYVATKRQSDVLILRREIVEHVKEQIDNILEGWGYHLQDLQLNDITFDEVIMKSMSQVVASNNLKAAAENEGQALLITKTKAAEAEGNAIKIAAEAERQASQLRGQGVALFREEVAKGMSVAAKEMHQANMDTSVILFTMWTEAIKHFSENSDGNVIFLDGSADNMQRTMKEMMAMHSLNVDAKK, encoded by the coding sequence ATGATTGCCGTTTGGATTATTGTATTTATTTTATTAGTTATTGCGTTCACATCATTTGTAACCATTAAGCAAGGCACTGTTGGCGTGGTAACCATTTTTGGCAAATACCGCCGTATACTACTGCCGGGGCTAAACTTTAAAATACCTTTAATTGAGGTTTTATATGCCCGTATCTCCATTCAAAACCGCTCGGTAGAACTGGAATTTCAGGCCGTAACGGTCGATCAGGCCAATGTTTATTTTAAGGCCATGATTCTGTACTCGGTTTTTGACCAGAGCGAAGAAGCTATCAAAGCTGTAGCATTTAAATTTGTTGACGAGCGCAATCTGATGCAAGCCCTGGTACGCACCGTAGAAGGTTCTATACGTGCCTATGTGGCTACCAAGCGCCAAAGCGATGTACTTATACTACGCAGAGAGATTGTAGAGCATGTAAAGGAACAGATTGATAATATACTGGAAGGTTGGGGCTACCACCTGCAAGACCTACAGTTAAACGATATTACGTTTGATGAGGTGATCATGAAATCGATGAGCCAGGTAGTGGCCTCTAACAACCTGAAAGCCGCTGCTGAAAATGAAGGCCAGGCTTTACTGATTACCAAAACCAAAGCTGCAGAGGCCGAGGGTAATGCTATTAAGATTGCCGCCGAAGCCGAACGCCAGGCATCGCAATTGCGTGGCCAGGGTGTAGCGCTGTTCCGCGAGGAGGTGGCTAAAGGTATGAGCGTAGCTGCCAAAGAAATGCACCAGGCCAATATGGACACCTCGGTAATCCTGTTCACCATGTGGACCGAAGCTATCAAGCATTTTTCTGAAAATTCTGACGGTAACGTTATCTTCCTGGATGGCTCGGCCGATAACATGCAGCGCACCATGAAAGAAATGATGGCAATGCATAGTTTGAATGTAGATGCGAAAAAGTAG
- the pdhA gene encoding pyruvate dehydrogenase (acetyl-transferring) E1 component subunit alpha produces the protein MSSIEITKDTYLMWYELMLLMRKFEEKTGQLYGQQKIRGFCHLYIGQEAVLAGAVSALRHEDSMITTYRDHAHALAKGTSPGAIMAEMYGKATGISKGKGGSMHMFDKANHFYGGHGIVGGQIPLGAGIAFAEMYKGTEFVNVCYMGDGAVRQGALGETFNMAALWKLPVIFVCENNGYAMGTSVARSTADVDIYKLGLPYGIPSSAVDGMDPVAVHNAMDEAAQRARAGEGPTFLEMRTYRYKGHSMSDPQKYRTKEEVESYKAKDPIEIVKQAIEKNGYADEKWFEEIAAKIKAQVDEAVQFAEESPWPEASELYTDVYVQSDYPYIRD, from the coding sequence ATGAGTTCAATCGAAATAACTAAAGACACCTACCTGATGTGGTATGAGCTTATGCTCCTGATGCGTAAGTTTGAAGAAAAGACAGGACAATTATACGGACAGCAAAAAATCAGAGGATTTTGTCATTTATATATTGGACAAGAAGCTGTTTTGGCTGGAGCTGTATCGGCTTTACGTCATGAGGACAGTATGATTACTACTTACCGTGATCACGCACATGCTTTAGCTAAAGGTACATCACCTGGTGCTATCATGGCCGAAATGTATGGTAAGGCTACAGGTATATCTAAAGGTAAAGGCGGTTCAATGCACATGTTCGACAAAGCCAATCACTTTTATGGTGGGCATGGTATTGTGGGCGGTCAGATTCCGTTGGGTGCCGGTATTGCATTTGCCGAAATGTACAAAGGAACCGAGTTTGTTAACGTTTGCTACATGGGTGATGGCGCTGTACGCCAGGGTGCCTTGGGCGAAACCTTCAACATGGCTGCCCTTTGGAAATTGCCGGTTATTTTTGTTTGTGAAAACAATGGTTATGCCATGGGTACATCAGTAGCCCGTTCTACCGCCGATGTTGATATTTATAAATTAGGTTTGCCTTACGGTATCCCTTCATCAGCTGTTGATGGTATGGACCCGGTTGCTGTACATAACGCAATGGACGAGGCTGCACAACGTGCACGTGCCGGCGAAGGACCAACCTTCCTGGAGATGCGTACTTACCGTTACAAAGGTCACTCCATGTCCGATCCGCAAAAGTATCGTACTAAAGAAGAGGTAGAAAGCTATAAAGCTAAAGACCCTATTGAGATAGTAAAACAAGCTATTGAGAAAAACGGCTACGCCGACGAAAAATGGTTTGAAGAGATTGCTGCTAAAATAAAAGCACAGGTTGACGAAGCTGTACAGTTTGCCGAAGAGTCGCCATGGCCTGAGGCTTCTGAACTGTACACCGATGTATACGTTCAAAGTGACTATCCGTACATCCGCGACTAA
- a CDS encoding 2-oxo acid dehydrogenase subunit E2, whose product MAEVVKMPKMSDTMTEGVIAKWHKKVGDKVKSGDLLAEVETDKATMDFESYQDGTLLYIGIEEGSAAPVDAVIAVIGNQGEDYKPLLEGGAAPAAEAKPAEDKAPAAPVAEKAAEPAVDTSNIPAAVIRMPLLSDTMTEGVINKWNFKVGDKVKADDSLADVDTDKATMEVVGYEEGTLLYIGVEEGQAAKVNDIIAIVGKEGTDVTPLLKAGAGTPAAAKAEEAPAQQETAETTSSAASSNEDDSRVKASPLARKIAKDKGINLNEVKGSAEGGRIVKKDVEGFTPSAKSAGEGVTTAQVQAEQAASANAKEGAAKAGPTITLAPFIGEEKYTEKPVTQMRKVIGKRLSESLFTAPHFFVTVSIDMDSAIVARGKMNEVSPVKISFNDLVVKACAVALKQHPAINSSWLGDKIRFNEHVNIGIAVAVDEGLLVPVVRFADGKSLSRISAEVKEFAKKAKDKKLQPADWEGSTFTISNLGMFGVDDFTAIINTPDSCILAVAGIQQVPVVKNGAVVPGNVMKVTLSADHRTVDGATAAAFLNTVKSLLEEPVRLLI is encoded by the coding sequence ATGGCTGAAGTAGTTAAGATGCCCAAAATGAGCGATACCATGACCGAAGGTGTTATCGCTAAATGGCATAAAAAAGTTGGCGACAAGGTAAAATCAGGCGATTTATTGGCCGAGGTTGAAACCGATAAAGCCACTATGGATTTTGAATCATACCAGGACGGTACTTTACTTTATATAGGTATTGAAGAAGGTAGCGCTGCACCGGTTGACGCTGTAATTGCCGTTATTGGCAACCAGGGCGAAGACTACAAGCCATTGTTGGAAGGCGGTGCTGCACCGGCTGCCGAAGCTAAACCGGCCGAAGATAAAGCACCTGCCGCACCGGTAGCCGAAAAAGCTGCTGAACCTGCTGTAGATACTTCTAATATTCCGGCCGCTGTTATCCGTATGCCGCTCCTGAGCGATACGATGACAGAGGGGGTTATTAACAAGTGGAACTTTAAAGTAGGTGATAAGGTAAAAGCAGACGACTCATTAGCCGATGTGGATACTGATAAAGCTACCATGGAGGTTGTGGGCTACGAAGAAGGCACCTTATTATATATAGGTGTTGAAGAAGGTCAGGCCGCCAAAGTAAATGATATTATTGCCATTGTAGGTAAAGAAGGTACCGATGTTACCCCGCTATTAAAAGCTGGTGCAGGTACCCCTGCTGCTGCTAAAGCCGAAGAGGCTCCTGCACAGCAAGAAACTGCAGAAACAACTTCATCTGCTGCTTCATCTAACGAAGACGACAGCCGTGTTAAAGCTTCTCCTTTAGCTCGCAAAATAGCTAAAGATAAAGGCATTAACCTGAACGAGGTTAAAGGTAGCGCCGAAGGTGGCCGCATTGTTAAAAAAGACGTGGAAGGATTTACCCCATCTGCTAAGTCTGCCGGTGAGGGCGTTACTACGGCGCAAGTACAGGCCGAACAAGCCGCCAGCGCTAATGCTAAAGAGGGTGCAGCTAAAGCAGGTCCAACTATTACCCTGGCTCCGTTTATAGGCGAGGAAAAATACACCGAAAAACCAGTAACGCAAATGCGCAAGGTTATTGGCAAGCGTTTATCTGAAAGCTTGTTCACCGCGCCGCATTTCTTCGTTACTGTTTCTATCGATATGGATTCGGCCATTGTTGCCCGCGGCAAAATGAACGAAGTATCACCGGTTAAAATATCATTTAATGATTTGGTAGTTAAAGCTTGTGCTGTTGCTTTAAAACAACACCCGGCTATCAATTCTTCATGGTTAGGCGATAAAATCCGTTTCAACGAGCATGTGAACATCGGTATTGCTGTTGCGGTAGACGAAGGTTTGCTGGTACCGGTAGTACGTTTTGCTGATGGTAAATCATTAAGCCGCATTAGTGCTGAGGTTAAAGAGTTTGCCAAGAAAGCAAAAGACAAAAAGCTGCAACCTGCTGATTGGGAAGGCTCAACCTTTACCATATCTAACTTAGGTATGTTTGGTGTTGACGATTTTACAGCTATCATTAACACGCCTGATTCATGTATACTTGCGGTAGCAGGCATACAACAAGTGCCGGTAGTTAAAAACGGCGCTGTAGTACCAGGTAATGTAATGAAAGTGACGCTAAGTGCCGATCACCGCACGGTTGATGGTGCAACAGCTGCTGCATTCTTAAATACCGTTAAATCATTACTGGAAGAACCGGTAAGGTTATTGATATAA
- a CDS encoding TonB family protein: MSDKKNDISQIQKYLNGELDARAMHELERQALDDPFLMDALEGYAQTNSNQNANLGNLASRLQLRVKPQAKRVVLWPKIAVAASVMLFISIGGWWLLNYRPAANVPAGKQADKTNVVQKQPAPLKVQAVPQEKQAVIKPAASNSLYTPPLIAVQKQKHPLVLPKVAAAPSTNAAQGYLNEVADTLQKAKELDDVVVVGYGTSRKQDLIGKSALNLRAATMDSALQGRVAGLTIASKAKLAKVKPVIMVNGQVLYKDDGQPVVGAMVKNLNSGSGTNTNVNGIFSITAADKDELRIAYIGYKAEQLKVHGNDSIKVYLSSDNRALAEVVVAGITPKQQVIKRAHPIYGWDQFKEYLENEAQSPDDKTGTVKLSFVVNPDKTLSDFKISKSVSQEADQHAIAIIKAGPAWLPNVNGKPETVKVRINFK, from the coding sequence GTGAGCGATAAAAAAAACGACATATCGCAAATACAAAAGTACCTGAACGGTGAACTTGATGCGCGTGCTATGCATGAGCTGGAACGCCAGGCGCTTGACGATCCGTTTTTAATGGACGCACTGGAAGGTTATGCCCAAACTAATAGCAATCAAAACGCTAACCTGGGTAATTTGGCCAGCCGGTTACAACTAAGGGTAAAGCCGCAGGCCAAACGCGTAGTACTATGGCCAAAAATTGCTGTAGCAGCTTCAGTAATGCTTTTTATAAGTATAGGTGGATGGTGGCTACTTAACTACAGGCCCGCTGCTAATGTACCTGCTGGTAAACAGGCTGATAAAACAAATGTGGTACAAAAGCAACCGGCTCCTCTTAAAGTTCAGGCGGTGCCGCAAGAGAAGCAAGCTGTTATAAAACCTGCTGCGTCTAATAGCTTGTACACGCCGCCACTCATTGCCGTACAAAAGCAAAAACATCCCTTGGTTTTACCCAAAGTAGCAGCTGCACCTTCAACTAATGCAGCACAAGGGTACTTAAACGAGGTAGCCGATACACTGCAAAAAGCGAAAGAATTAGATGATGTAGTGGTGGTTGGCTATGGTACTTCGCGAAAGCAAGATCTTATAGGCAAAAGCGCTTTAAATTTACGGGCGGCAACAATGGATTCAGCTCTGCAGGGTAGGGTAGCAGGCCTCACTATTGCCAGCAAAGCAAAACTTGCAAAAGTTAAACCTGTAATAATGGTTAACGGGCAGGTTTTGTACAAAGATGACGGCCAGCCCGTTGTTGGCGCTATGGTTAAAAACCTTAATTCAGGTAGTGGTACAAACACCAATGTTAACGGTATATTCAGCATTACAGCTGCTGATAAAGATGAGCTGCGCATAGCCTATATTGGTTATAAGGCCGAACAATTAAAGGTACACGGCAACGACAGTATCAAGGTTTATTTATCAAGTGATAACCGGGCGCTTGCCGAGGTGGTTGTAGCAGGCATAACTCCCAAGCAGCAAGTTATTAAAAGGGCGCACCCTATATATGGCTGGGATCAATTTAAAGAATATCTTGAAAATGAAGCTCAATCGCCCGATGATAAAACCGGTACGGTGAAGCTAAGCTTTGTGGTAAATCCGGATAAAACGTTAAGTGATTTTAAGATCTCCAAATCAGTAAGCCAGGAAGCTGATCAGCATGCTATAGCTATAATTAAAGCAGGGCCGGCATGGCTACCTAATGTAAACGGTAAGCCGGAGACGGTTAAGGTGAGAATAAATTTTAAATAG